CAGGCCGGCGAATTTGAGTTGCAGGACATCAGTTCGCAGGTGGTCGGTGCGCTATGCAATCCAAAGCCGGGCGAAAGATGGTGGGACGTGTGCGCCGGAGAGGGTGGCAAGACGTTGCACCTGGCGGATCTGATGCAAAACCAAGGATCGCTGCTGGCCACCGACCGGGCCCGCTGGCGGTTGGACAGGCTCCGACAGCGGGCCGCACGAGCCGGTGTTTTTAACTATCGCGCGGCGTTTTGGGATGGAGGAGAGAGCCTGCCGGCCAACGTCCCGTTCGACGGAATACTGGTGGACGCCCCATGCAGCGGCGCGGGCACCTGGCAGCGGAATCCTCACGCGCGGTGGACGACCCGACGAGCGGACGTGAAGGAGTTGGGCGGGATTCAGACGGAATTGCTCACGCGCGCGGCCCTGGCAGTGAAGCCGGGTGGCAAGCTAGTTTACGCGGTATGCACAATGACGCGAGCGGAGACGGTTGAGGTGGCCGCGGCAT
The nucleotide sequence above comes from Candidatus Angelobacter sp.. Encoded proteins:
- a CDS encoding RsmB/NOP family class I SAM-dependent RNA methyltransferase produces the protein RFRHNPFTLPEAALRAKAVPKWAVDEMDCPLEWLRSLQREPNVWLRARAGQGRALAKKLRDARTAALPDAVLYGGRQDLFRTEEFQAGEFELQDISSQVVGALCNPKPGERWWDVCAGEGGKTLHLADLMQNQGSLLATDRARWRLDRLRQRAARAGVFNYRAAFWDGGESLPANVPFDGILVDAPCSGAGTWQRNPHARWTTRRADVKELGGIQTELLTRAALAVKPGGKLVYAVCTMTRAETVEVAAAFQRQCPAFEPLPVANPLTPDQTVAQLWLWPQHTRGNGMFVAVWRNSSTSFGGDRVRP